A single window of Tolypothrix sp. NIES-4075 DNA harbors:
- the trpC gene encoding indole-3-glycerol phosphate synthase TrpC, with product MQIRRLHPNRAIDVSVLRFQSAIFDAAPNNILEEIVWQKEIEVEQMREKLPLSELQRQALAAPKSRDFIAALRQGKTKPALIAEVKKASPSKGVFREDFDPVAIAQQYQRGGASCLSVLTDVKFFQGSFDNLAAIRAAVDLPLLCKDFIIYPYQMFLARLKGADAVLLIAAILSDQDLQYFLKIAKSLKMAALIEVHTLAELDRVLALDNVSLIGINNRNLEDFSVDLQTTCQLLAARGSQLQERNILVVSESGLHNTDDLNLVASSGASAVLIGEFLVKQADIELAIAQLFPKLL from the coding sequence ATGCAAATCCGTCGCCTTCATCCTAACCGAGCTATTGATGTATCTGTATTGCGCTTTCAATCCGCCATTTTTGATGCGGCACCAAACAACATTTTGGAGGAAATTGTCTGGCAGAAAGAGATAGAAGTTGAGCAAATGCGCGAAAAGCTGCCGTTAAGCGAATTGCAGCGCCAAGCCCTTGCCGCACCAAAAAGCCGCGATTTTATCGCCGCTTTGCGACAAGGTAAAACAAAGCCTGCGTTGATTGCGGAAGTTAAAAAAGCTTCTCCCAGCAAAGGAGTTTTCAGAGAAGATTTTGACCCCGTAGCGATCGCCCAACAATATCAGCGAGGCGGTGCGAGTTGTCTTTCTGTCCTTACCGATGTAAAGTTCTTTCAAGGCAGCTTCGATAACTTAGCCGCCATTCGCGCTGCCGTAGACTTACCCCTACTGTGCAAGGATTTTATCATCTATCCTTACCAGATGTTTTTAGCGCGTCTTAAAGGTGCTGATGCCGTGTTGTTAATTGCTGCTATACTTAGCGATCAAGATTTGCAATACTTTCTCAAGATTGCCAAATCCCTGAAAATGGCAGCTTTAATTGAAGTTCACACTTTAGCCGAACTAGACCGCGTGTTAGCTTTAGATAATGTATCCTTAATAGGAATTAATAATCGCAACTTAGAAGATTTCTCCGTTGACTTACAAACTACTTGTCAACTACTAGCAGCAAGAGGTAGCCAATTGCAAGAACGGAATATTTTAGTTGTTAGCGAGTCAGGATTACATAACACAGATGATTTAAATTTAGTGGCGTCATCTGGTGCATCTGCTGTACTTATAGGAGAATTTTTGGTAAAACAAGCAGATATAGAATTAGCGATCGCTCAATTATTTCCCAAGCTTTTGTGA
- the lpdA gene encoding dihydrolipoyl dehydrogenase, whose protein sequence is MSQGFDYDLVIIGAGVGGHGAALHAVSCGLKTAIIEAADMGGTCVNRGCIPSKALLAASGRVRELRDAHHLKSLGIQVGNVDFDRQAIANHADNLVSKIQGDLTNSLKRLKVDIIRGWGKLAGTQKVSVTTDSGEKTITAKDIILSPGSIPFVPPGIEVDGKTVFTSDQGVKLESLPDWVAIIGSGYIGLEFSDIYSALGSEITMIEALDQLMPGFDRDIAKLAERVLITPRDIETKVGIYAKKVIPGSPVVIELADFKTKEDVDVIEVDACLVATGRIPATQNLGLESVGVEVDRRNFIPVNDSMAVLSAGEVVPHLWAIGDANGKMMLAHAASAQGIIAVDNICGKHREVDYRSIPAAAFTHPEISYVGMTETAAKDLGKESGFEVGTARTYFKGNSKALAEGEADGIAKVVYRQDTGEVLGVHIFGMHASDLIHEASAAIANRQSVQTLAHLVHAHPTLSEVLDEAYKRAVS, encoded by the coding sequence GTGAGTCAGGGATTTGATTACGATTTAGTAATTATAGGCGCGGGTGTAGGCGGACATGGCGCTGCCCTACACGCCGTTAGCTGTGGTCTGAAAACAGCGATTATCGAAGCAGCCGATATGGGGGGAACCTGTGTTAACCGGGGCTGCATTCCGTCTAAAGCGCTGTTGGCGGCTTCTGGACGTGTGCGAGAATTAAGAGATGCCCACCACCTGAAATCGCTGGGTATTCAAGTCGGCAATGTGGATTTTGATCGCCAAGCGATCGCCAACCACGCCGACAATCTCGTATCCAAAATCCAAGGCGATTTAACCAACAGCCTCAAACGTCTGAAAGTTGATATCATCCGGGGTTGGGGAAAATTAGCCGGAACCCAAAAAGTCAGTGTTACTACAGATAGCGGTGAAAAAACCATCACAGCTAAAGACATCATACTTTCACCCGGCTCGATTCCCTTCGTACCTCCAGGCATTGAAGTAGACGGCAAAACTGTCTTTACCAGCGACCAAGGCGTAAAGTTAGAATCTTTACCAGATTGGGTAGCAATTATTGGCAGTGGCTATATCGGCTTAGAATTTTCTGATATATACTCAGCTTTGGGCAGTGAAATCACCATGATTGAAGCCCTCGACCAGTTGATGCCAGGATTTGACCGCGACATAGCCAAACTTGCAGAAAGGGTGCTAATTACTCCCCGCGATATTGAAACCAAAGTGGGGATATACGCCAAAAAAGTGATTCCCGGTTCACCTGTAGTAATTGAGTTAGCAGATTTCAAAACCAAAGAAGATGTCGATGTCATTGAAGTGGATGCTTGTCTAGTTGCCACCGGACGCATCCCCGCTACACAAAATCTTGGTTTAGAGTCTGTGGGTGTAGAAGTAGATCGGCGCAACTTTATCCCTGTCAACGACAGCATGGCTGTACTGTCAGCAGGTGAAGTAGTGCCGCATTTGTGGGCAATTGGCGATGCCAACGGCAAAATGATGTTAGCACACGCGGCTTCGGCTCAAGGTATCATCGCGGTAGATAATATCTGTGGCAAACACCGTGAAGTTGACTATCGCAGTATACCGGCGGCTGCATTTACCCATCCAGAAATCAGCTATGTAGGAATGACGGAAACCGCAGCCAAAGATTTAGGTAAAGAATCCGGTTTTGAAGTCGGAACAGCACGGACTTACTTTAAAGGTAATTCTAAAGCGTTGGCAGAAGGTGAAGCTGATGGTATCGCAAAAGTGGTGTATCGTCAAGATACAGGCGAAGTTTTGGGCGTTCACATTTTCGGAATGCACGCCAGTGACTTAATCCACGAAGCGTCAGCAGCGATCGCCAATCGCCAATCTGTTCAAACCCTCGCTCATTTAGTTCACGCTCACCCAACGCTTTCCGAAGTGCTGGATGAAGCATACAAACGAGCAGTCAGTTAG
- a CDS encoding 2Fe-2S iron-sulfur cluster-binding protein, which yields MSRTYTIKVRDRASGKEYTLEVPEDRYILHSGEKQGVELPFSCRNGACTTCAVRVLSGEIYQPEAIGLSPELQRQGYALLCVSYARSDLYVETQDEDEVYELQFGRYFARGKVKAGLPLDED from the coding sequence ATGTCTCGTACATACACAATTAAAGTTCGCGATCGCGCTTCTGGTAAAGAATATACCCTAGAAGTGCCAGAAGACCGCTACATTCTGCACAGCGGTGAAAAACAAGGGGTAGAACTGCCGTTTTCTTGCCGAAATGGGGCTTGTACCACTTGTGCTGTGCGAGTGCTGTCAGGAGAAATTTATCAACCGGAGGCGATCGGACTTTCCCCAGAGTTGCAGCGTCAAGGTTATGCGCTCTTGTGTGTCAGTTACGCACGTTCTGATTTGTACGTGGAGACACAGGACGAAGACGAAGTTTATGAACTTCAGTTTGGACGCTATTTTGCTAGAGGAAAAGTTAAAGCGGGTTTACCTTTAGATGAAGATTAA
- a CDS encoding NAD(+) kinase, with translation MPKAGIIYNDVKPIASRVAIELQDKLTAAGWDVYVTAGIGGMLGYSTPESPVCHTPIEGLTPPGFDSEMKFVVVLGGDGTVLAASRQVAPCGIPLLAVNTGHMGFLTEVYLNQLPQAIEQLMAGEYEIEERVMLTVKVFRGESVLWEALCLNEMVLHREPLTSMCHFEIVIGHHAPVDIAADGVIISTPTGSTAYSLSAGGPVVTPGVPVLQLVPICPHSLASRALVFPDSEPVNIYPVNIPRLVMVVDGNGGCYVLPQDRVYLERSQYTARFIRLQPPEFFRILREKLGWGLPHIAKPTSVELP, from the coding sequence GTGCCGAAAGCAGGCATTATTTACAACGACGTTAAACCGATAGCAAGTCGCGTTGCTATCGAACTGCAAGACAAGCTAACCGCAGCCGGTTGGGATGTCTACGTCACAGCGGGTATCGGTGGTATGCTGGGCTACTCTACCCCAGAGAGTCCTGTATGCCACACGCCAATTGAGGGTCTGACACCGCCTGGTTTTGACTCAGAAATGAAGTTTGTCGTGGTGTTAGGGGGAGATGGGACTGTTTTGGCAGCCTCTCGCCAAGTTGCCCCCTGTGGCATTCCATTGCTAGCGGTGAATACTGGTCATATGGGGTTTTTGACGGAAGTTTACCTCAACCAATTGCCCCAAGCAATAGAACAGTTGATGGCGGGTGAGTATGAAATTGAAGAGCGCGTAATGCTTACCGTCAAAGTGTTTCGGGGAGAGTCGGTGTTGTGGGAAGCCCTCTGCTTGAATGAAATGGTGCTGCATCGAGAACCGCTAACCTCAATGTGCCATTTTGAAATTGTCATAGGGCATCATGCGCCAGTAGATATTGCCGCAGATGGTGTGATTATTTCGACACCAACGGGTTCTACAGCTTATTCGTTGAGTGCAGGAGGACCTGTGGTAACTCCAGGAGTACCTGTGTTGCAATTAGTGCCGATTTGCCCTCATTCTCTGGCTTCTAGGGCGTTGGTGTTTCCTGATAGTGAACCAGTAAACATCTACCCAGTAAATATTCCTCGCCTGGTGATGGTGGTGGATGGTAACGGGGGGTGCTATGTTCTGCCACAAGATCGGGTATATTTAGAGCGATCGCAATATACTGCTCGATTTATTCGCTTACAACCACCAGAGTTTTTCCGCATTTTACGAGAAAAATTAGGTTGGGGTCTACCACACATCGCCAAACCAACCTCGGTAGAATTGCCTTAA
- a CDS encoding DUF192 domain-containing protein has product MIRWLILLPMFLSVLLFGCSEPTPAKPPSTKFDSQLSASAPSGQTLPISGVFIVPNGTKINLEVARTPKEQEIGLMYRKVLPSDRGMLFEFRSAQPVSFWMKNTLIPLDMVFLRQGVVQYIAANVPPCTADPCPSYGPQTPIDTVIELRSGRAAELSLKVSDRVKIEFLNPGSSRR; this is encoded by the coding sequence ATGATTCGTTGGCTAATTTTGCTACCAATGTTCCTAAGTGTTTTGCTGTTTGGCTGTTCTGAACCAACACCAGCTAAACCCCCCAGCACAAAGTTCGATTCTCAATTATCAGCCTCAGCACCTTCTGGTCAAACACTACCGATTTCTGGTGTATTCATTGTTCCTAATGGCACAAAGATTAATTTGGAAGTGGCACGGACACCAAAAGAGCAAGAAATTGGGTTGATGTATCGCAAGGTTTTGCCTTCGGACAGAGGGATGCTGTTTGAGTTTCGTTCCGCGCAACCAGTCAGTTTTTGGATGAAGAATACTCTTATACCGCTAGATATGGTTTTTCTACGTCAGGGGGTAGTGCAATATATTGCAGCTAATGTACCTCCCTGTACTGCCGATCCTTGTCCTAGTTATGGTCCTCAAACACCAATCGACACGGTAATTGAACTGCGTTCTGGACGTGCCGCTGAATTAAGTTTAAAAGTGAGCGATCGTGTTAAAATTGAATTCCTCAACCCCGGTTCTTCCCGGAGATAG
- a CDS encoding caspase family protein — MAKYALLIGVSEYQHNQLKPLPGVAKDIEAMQRVLLDSKIGGFDEVKLLTNPNSDVMLSEIEQLFMEKCQTDDIVLLYFCGHGYRDEDGNLFFVSHNTQINPQGGLRIGTAVDAKFIHERYMGRSKSKRQVLILDCCFSGAFASGMSAKEAVVVSIKKEIEAQLGGEGRAVLTSSTATQVSFEDAGGGVYTRYLVEGIEKGAADTNNDGVITIDELHEYAKRKVQEAKPAMKPEIYPVREGYKIRLANVPLSSELEYRKEVEQCVIHGDISELGCIILSHRQTELGLTPEVAAAIEEEVLKPFREFQQSLQRYEQALTMALKEESVLSDVNRKLLKRLQQILKLRDEHVAPIRDRLIPAPAIRRAPIHNRLIPAPAIRRTPIHNRLIPAPAIRASASIESGSIRYSNVTPIDDYEFEVYSR, encoded by the coding sequence ATGGCAAAATATGCATTGCTGATTGGTGTAAGTGAATATCAGCATAATCAGTTAAAGCCGCTACCTGGTGTCGCGAAAGACATCGAAGCAATGCAGCGTGTTTTGCTCGATTCAAAAATAGGTGGGTTTGATGAAGTTAAATTGTTAACCAATCCTAACTCAGATGTTATGCTGTCGGAGATTGAGCAGTTGTTTATGGAAAAATGTCAAACAGATGACATTGTGCTGCTCTATTTTTGTGGACATGGCTATAGAGATGAAGATGGGAATCTGTTCTTTGTTAGTCACAACACACAAATCAACCCTCAGGGGGGACTGAGGATTGGAACAGCTGTAGATGCTAAATTTATTCATGAACGTTACATGGGTCGCAGCAAGTCAAAGCGACAGGTGTTAATTCTTGACTGCTGCTTTAGCGGTGCTTTTGCATCAGGTATGAGTGCAAAAGAAGCTGTTGTTGTCAGTATTAAGAAAGAAATCGAAGCTCAATTAGGTGGTGAAGGCAGAGCTGTGTTAACCTCTTCAACAGCTACACAAGTTTCGTTTGAAGATGCGGGAGGGGGAGTTTACACCCGCTATTTGGTAGAGGGGATTGAAAAAGGAGCAGCTGATACTAATAACGATGGTGTAATTACAATAGATGAACTGCATGAATATGCCAAGCGCAAGGTGCAGGAAGCAAAACCTGCGATGAAACCGGAAATTTATCCTGTTCGCGAAGGTTATAAAATACGTTTAGCAAATGTGCCACTAAGCTCAGAATTAGAATATCGTAAAGAAGTTGAGCAATGTGTAATACATGGTGATATATCAGAATTGGGATGCATTATTCTTAGTCACAGACAAACGGAATTAGGGTTAACTCCTGAAGTAGCAGCTGCGATAGAAGAGGAAGTTCTTAAACCATTCCGTGAGTTTCAACAAAGCTTGCAGCGATATGAACAAGCACTGACTATGGCATTAAAAGAGGAATCTGTTTTAAGTGATGTCAATCGTAAGTTATTGAAGCGATTACAGCAAATTCTCAAACTTAGAGATGAGCATGTTGCACCGATACGCGATCGCTTAATTCCCGCACCAGCAATTCGTCGGGCACCGATACATAATCGCTTAATTCCCGCACCAGCAATTCGTCGGACACCGATACATAATCGCTTAATTCCCGCACCAGCAATTCGGGCATCGGCATCAATAGAATCGGGTAGTATAAGGTATTCCAACGTAACACCAATAGATGATTACGAATTTGAAGTATATTCCAGATAA
- the nblR gene encoding response regulator transcription factor NblR, which translates to MTLAHKDCVLVIESDENLANQLTCDLQEAGYEPIVAHDANSGFQYCRDRQPALIVVDRMLTGESGLSLCKNLRNAGMRSSVLVLMARDTIDDRVACLEAGADDYFLKPYRSEDFLKLIRLYLKPDVDTTEQLRFGDLILDIATRRAIHNGRTIDLTMKEFELLKYLMEHPREVLTREQILENVWGYDFMGESNVIEVYIRYLRLKIEEEGQKRLIQTVRGVGYVLRES; encoded by the coding sequence ATGACGCTTGCTCACAAAGATTGTGTTTTGGTGATTGAAAGCGACGAGAATCTAGCAAATCAACTGACTTGCGATTTGCAGGAAGCTGGTTACGAACCAATTGTGGCGCATGATGCGAACAGTGGTTTTCAATACTGCCGCGATCGCCAACCTGCTTTAATAGTTGTAGACCGAATGCTCACCGGAGAATCTGGACTCTCTTTGTGCAAAAATCTGAGAAATGCCGGAATGCGATCGTCCGTGCTAGTGTTAATGGCACGCGATACAATCGATGACCGTGTTGCTTGTCTAGAAGCCGGAGCCGATGATTACTTCCTCAAGCCTTATCGTTCAGAAGACTTTTTAAAGCTGATTCGCCTTTATTTAAAACCAGATGTTGATACCACAGAACAGTTACGGTTTGGAGATTTGATTTTAGATATAGCAACTCGTCGCGCTATACACAACGGGCGGACTATTGACTTGACAATGAAAGAATTTGAACTTTTAAAGTATCTAATGGAACATCCCCGTGAAGTATTAACCCGCGAACAAATTCTCGAAAATGTTTGGGGTTACGACTTTATGGGCGAATCTAATGTCATCGAAGTGTATATTCGCTACTTGCGCCTGAAAATCGAAGAAGAAGGTCAAAAGCGCCTGATTCAAACGGTGCGCGGTGTAGGATACGTGTTACGAGAATCGTAA
- a CDS encoding caspase, EACC1-associated type yields MAKYALLIGISEYQSKPLKPLPGVVKDIEAMQRVLQDSKTGGFDEVKLLTNPDSDAMRSEIEQLFMEKCQTDDIVLLYFSGHGYRDEDGNLFFVSHNTQINPQGGLRIGTAVDAKFIHERYMGRSKSKRQVLILDCCFSGAFAEGMSAKEAVVVSIKNEIEAQLGGEGRAVLTSSTAAQVSFEDAGGGVYTRYLVEGIEKGAADSDNDGVITIDELHEYAKRKAQESKPAMKPEIYAVREGYKIRLANAPLSAELGYRKEVEECVKNGAFSVENNSFSNLGRRHLDRKQTDFKLDSEKAAKIEEEVLQPIRDFQQSLQEYEEALTEALKDEPVLSDGAWEILKRYQQSLKLRDEDVAPIQARFGNLTPLPPFPSREGGKDNNSPPLVGERSNDDLSSEKGIDYTKLRDLLKAGNWKEADYETYLVMIQAVGKKENDYFERDDLLNFPCTDLRTIDRLWVKYSDGRFGFTVQKQIYISLGGKADGQYYEEAWDKFSVSVGWKIDNNWIDSISNIKFDTSAPEGHLPFWGAGEWLLLFFTSIVSRIETCKL; encoded by the coding sequence ATGGCGAAATATGCATTGCTGATTGGAATAAGCGAGTATCAGTCTAAGCCGTTAAAGCCGTTACCCGGTGTTGTTAAAGACATCGAAGCAATGCAGCGCGTTTTGCAGGATTCAAAGACAGGCGGGTTTGATGAAGTAAAATTGTTAACTAATCCTGACTCAGACGCCATGCGATCGGAGATTGAGCAGTTATTTATGGAAAAATGTCAAACTGATGACATTGTGCTGCTCTATTTTTCTGGACATGGCTATAGAGATGAAGATGGAAATCTGTTCTTTGTTAGTCACAACACACAAATCAACCCTCAGGGGGGACTGAGGATTGGAACAGCTGTAGATGCTAAATTTATTCATGAACGTTATATGGGTCGCAGCAAGTCAAAACGACAAGTGTTAATTCTTGATTGCTGCTTTAGCGGTGCTTTTGCTGAGGGTATGAGTGCAAAAGAAGCTGTTGTTGTCAGTATTAAGAATGAAATAGAAGCTCAATTAGGTGGTGAAGGCAGAGCTGTGTTAACCTCTTCAACAGCTGCACAAGTTTCGTTTGAAGATGCGGGAGGGGGAGTTTACACCCGCTATTTAGTAGAGGGGATTGAAAAAGGAGCAGCTGATAGTGACAACGATGGTGTAATTACAATAGATGAACTGCATGAATATGCCAAGCGTAAAGCGCAGGAATCAAAACCTGCGATGAAACCGGAAATTTATGCTGTTCGCGAAGGTTATAAAATACGTCTGGCGAATGCACCCCTTAGCGCAGAATTAGGATATCGTAAAGAAGTTGAAGAATGTGTGAAAAATGGTGCGTTCTCAGTTGAAAATAATAGTTTCTCGAATTTAGGACGCAGGCATTTAGATCGTAAGCAAACAGATTTTAAATTAGATTCAGAAAAAGCAGCAAAGATAGAAGAAGAAGTTCTCCAACCAATCCGTGATTTTCAGCAGAGTTTGCAAGAATATGAAGAAGCTCTAACTGAGGCATTAAAAGATGAACCTGTTCTTAGTGATGGTGCATGGGAAATTTTGAAGCGATATCAGCAAAGTCTCAAACTTAGAGATGAGGATGTTGCACCTATTCAAGCACGATTTGGAAACCTAACCCCCCTACCCCCCTTCCCTAGTAGGGAAGGGGGGAAAGATAATAATTCCCCTCCCCTTGTAGGGGAGAGGTCAAACGATGACCTGAGTTCAGAAAAAGGTATAGACTACACTAAATTGCGCGACTTATTGAAAGCAGGCAATTGGAAAGAAGCTGACTATGAAACTTACCTGGTGATGATTCAGGCTGTAGGGAAAAAGGAAAATGATTACTTTGAGCGAGACGATCTATTAAACTTTCCCTGTACAGACCTACGCACGATTGATCGCCTGTGGGTAAAATATAGCGATGGACGCTTTGGCTTCACTGTTCAAAAGCAAATTTACATCAGCCTCGGCGGTAAGGCTGACGGGCAGTATTATGAAGAAGCCTGGGATAAGTTTAGCGTAAGCGTCGGATGGAAAATAGATAATAATTGGATTGATTCTATATCTAATATTAAATTTGACACCTCTGCACCAGAGGGACATTTACCCTTTTGGGGTGCTGGGGAATGGTTGCTGCTTTTTTTCACTTCTATCGTCTCTCGCATTGAGACTTGTAAACTATAA
- a CDS encoding DUF5340 domain-containing protein, which yields MEQIPLPSPIHYELILQLLERQTMSAVSQNPELRHQVNQLIITLRKAAAQQKHLEEICQFSSKEVDHRWSINHQNSQKVVVPD from the coding sequence ATGGAGCAAATTCCTCTGCCTTCACCTATCCACTACGAACTGATACTGCAACTTTTAGAAAGACAAACAATGTCAGCAGTCAGTCAAAACCCAGAACTACGGCATCAGGTGAATCAGCTAATTATTACACTCCGTAAAGCTGCGGCACAACAAAAACACCTAGAAGAAATTTGCCAGTTTTCCTCTAAAGAAGTTGACCACCGCTGGTCAATCAATCATCAGAATTCTCAGAAAGTTGTCGTTCCTGATTGA
- a CDS encoding thermonuclease family protein, whose protein sequence is MIKIIILACLLLLMGCQPKTPLADNQPLVKVARVVSGQTLEVLGLAEQPNLISQVRLVGIEAPDLRQRPWGDTAKDALETMIGGAEQYVKLEFDIQPKDKIGRTLAYVWKDKVFLNERLVKQGNVLFVARSPNHKYDQLLDRAQQWARLMQQGIWNPEKPMRLTPGEFRRQNR, encoded by the coding sequence ATGATTAAAATCATAATTTTAGCTTGCCTGTTACTTCTAATGGGTTGTCAACCTAAAACCCCGCTTGCTGACAATCAGCCTTTGGTGAAAGTAGCGCGGGTGGTGAGCGGGCAAACCTTGGAGGTGTTAGGCTTGGCAGAGCAACCGAATTTGATTTCTCAGGTGCGGTTGGTTGGTATAGAAGCACCAGATTTGCGCCAGCGTCCGTGGGGAGATACGGCGAAAGATGCGTTAGAAACGATGATTGGCGGTGCAGAACAATATGTCAAGCTGGAGTTTGATATCCAACCCAAAGACAAAATCGGGCGGACTTTGGCTTATGTGTGGAAAGATAAGGTGTTCTTAAATGAACGGCTAGTCAAACAAGGAAATGTGCTGTTTGTTGCGCGATCGCCTAATCATAAATACGATCAACTTTTAGATCGCGCTCAACAATGGGCTAGACTTATGCAACAAGGCATTTGGAACCCTGAAAAACCGATGCGTCTGACTCCCGGTGAGTTTCGCCGTCAAAATCGTTAA
- a CDS encoding type II toxin-antitoxin system PemK/MazF family toxin — translation MVEITRGDVVLCDLNPVIGTEQAGIRAVVILQIDRANAVSPHTIIAPFTSKIRRALLPSHVFVPAGIGGLSQDSVVLCEQIRVIDKSRIIRIIGHLDNDYMRQLTVALCTILGLQDLGKTESE, via the coding sequence GTGGTAGAAATTACACGAGGGGATGTGGTTCTGTGCGATTTAAATCCAGTTATAGGCACAGAACAAGCAGGCATTAGAGCAGTTGTGATTTTACAAATTGACCGAGCTAATGCTGTTAGTCCCCATACAATTATTGCACCTTTTACTTCTAAAATTCGACGTGCCCTTTTACCATCTCATGTATTTGTTCCTGCGGGGATTGGCGGGCTAAGTCAAGACTCTGTAGTACTCTGCGAACAAATCCGAGTCATTGATAAATCTAGAATCATTAGAATTATTGGTCATCTAGATAATGATTATATGAGACAATTGACAGTAGCTTTATGTACTATCCTTGGCTTGCAGGATTTGGGCAAGACTGAGAGCGAGTAA
- a CDS encoding EAL domain-containing protein, which yields MSDVILHSQTSYLHNFLEPYEFFINSLITRLTDFVNNSLTNDAANCILEIIQDSSDADLVFVLRDRGQDNWVVKAQSDLAEDIEPDTDIETFKSIILSIISEKSLFYPGHHGSYKIYETKKGIVKALVIIPLQSSQKTEVMVVCGLKQDSYILEDAFGRILSSFYQACQKIPLQPALVEATIIDDLKRDFGFVSAFLHQKRFQLFCQRLQRMIVFFEPVLHLDPEDLFISGWEALARNPDSLTAPSDLFEAAELWRHDFMVELDRYFLLVATKTYLEARQKAKQNRPHDIVPLSVNIYPESLMQTAYFETVRQILKDKVISPRNLILEISEKAEVPHYKDGIRLKYPLKNFKNRLLEYVRKFQIRFAIDDFGVGYSSVSRLAGLNPCHVKIDREILHHQPCDIIIRFVHELVGANNLNPSNVIVEGVDEASPISLQRLKELGVNYIQGHIVGKPEPEIYRLSLEKAEFLRKLLLSNQSL from the coding sequence ATGTCCGACGTAATTCTACATTCCCAAACTTCTTATTTGCATAACTTTTTAGAACCATATGAATTTTTTATAAATAGTTTAATAACACGGCTGACAGACTTTGTAAATAATAGTTTAACTAATGATGCAGCAAATTGCATCTTAGAAATAATTCAAGATTCATCTGACGCAGATTTGGTTTTTGTTTTACGCGATCGCGGTCAAGATAACTGGGTTGTTAAAGCACAAAGCGATTTAGCTGAAGATATAGAACCAGATACAGATATTGAAACTTTCAAATCAATAATTTTGTCGATTATTTCGGAAAAATCACTATTTTATCCAGGTCATCATGGAAGTTATAAAATCTATGAAACTAAAAAAGGTATTGTTAAAGCTCTTGTTATAATACCGCTGCAATCATCACAAAAAACTGAAGTTATGGTTGTTTGCGGTTTAAAACAAGATTCATATATTTTAGAAGATGCATTCGGCAGAATTTTATCAAGTTTTTATCAAGCTTGTCAGAAAATACCACTTCAGCCTGCATTAGTCGAAGCTACTATTATTGATGATTTAAAGAGAGATTTTGGCTTTGTTTCTGCATTTTTACATCAAAAAAGATTTCAATTATTCTGCCAACGTCTGCAACGAATGATTGTATTCTTTGAACCAGTATTGCATTTAGATCCAGAAGATTTATTTATTAGCGGTTGGGAAGCCTTAGCAAGAAATCCAGATAGCTTAACTGCACCTTCAGATTTATTTGAAGCCGCAGAATTGTGGCGGCATGATTTCATGGTTGAACTTGACCGATATTTTCTGCTAGTTGCCACAAAAACTTATCTAGAAGCTAGACAAAAAGCCAAACAAAATAGACCCCATGATATTGTACCATTATCAGTTAATATTTATCCAGAATCTTTGATGCAGACAGCATACTTTGAAACAGTACGCCAGATTCTCAAAGATAAAGTTATTTCACCGAGAAACCTCATATTAGAAATTTCTGAAAAAGCCGAAGTACCACATTATAAAGATGGTATTCGCCTCAAGTATCCTTTGAAAAATTTCAAAAATAGACTGCTAGAATATGTACGCAAATTTCAGATTAGATTTGCCATTGATGATTTTGGAGTCGGCTATTCTTCAGTCTCTCGTTTAGCCGGATTGAATCCATGTCATGTGAAAATTGACCGAGAGATTCTGCATCATCAACCATGCGATATTATTATTCGCTTTGTTCACGAACTTGTAGGAGCAAATAATTTGAATCCATCAAATGTAATTGTCGAAGGTGTGGATGAGGCTAGTCCTATTAGCTTGCAGAGACTCAAAGAGCTAGGTGTGAACTATATTCAAGGACATATTGTTGGTAAGCCAGAACCGGAAATTTATCGCCTTAGTTTAGAAAAAGCAGAGTTTTTGAGAAAGCTGCTTTTATCAAATCAAAGTTTGTAG
- a CDS encoding DUF2949 domain-containing protein gives MTPSTYPRLIRFLQDDLAISTASLAVALRHREQDPGPLPMILWQYGLITLEQLEQIYDWLETA, from the coding sequence ATGACACCATCAACATATCCTCGACTTATTCGTTTTTTACAAGATGATTTAGCAATTTCTACGGCTTCGCTAGCGGTTGCTCTTCGTCACCGAGAACAAGACCCAGGTCCTTTGCCAATGATTCTTTGGCAATATGGATTAATTACTCTCGAACAGTTAGAACAAATTTATGATTGGCTGGAGACGGCATAA